The following coding sequences are from one Prochlorococcus marinus XMU1412 window:
- a CDS encoding sirohydrochlorin chelatase: MDNLDSKLNNQVAILICGHGSRNKLAITEFQELTKFIQKRYPNFLIEYGFLEFAKPSLLDALDKLRDLSIKKVIAIPAMLFAAGHVKNDIPSLLMNYSSKTGIEIIYGRELGINNLMISAACERVKDVFKQNNTLKPEESLLVVVGRGSSDPDANSNVAKITRMIVEGIGLGWGETVFSGVTFPLVEPGLKNVVRLGYKNIIIFPYFLFSGVLVTRIKRQSDLVAINNPNISFIHAKYLSSQPYVVDTFVERIEEILNNQGNNFMNCSTCKYRSNLFGFEKEVGMVQESHHDHVEGLGISCDLCDPECNGACEIQNQIPTHNQEKSNSGRGESLEHEHEHEHVEAHQHEHNHHHHHHSIYPNSKHPLGPVTLRLPNKD, encoded by the coding sequence TTGGATAATTTAGATTCGAAGTTAAATAATCAAGTCGCGATACTTATCTGTGGACACGGAAGTAGAAATAAACTAGCCATAACTGAATTTCAAGAATTAACTAAGTTTATCCAAAAAAGATATCCAAATTTTTTGATTGAATATGGTTTCTTGGAATTCGCTAAACCTTCACTCCTTGATGCTCTAGACAAATTAAGAGATCTTTCTATAAAAAAAGTAATTGCAATACCCGCAATGCTTTTCGCTGCTGGCCATGTGAAAAATGATATACCTAGCTTGCTTATGAATTATTCAAGTAAAACAGGTATTGAAATAATTTATGGAAGAGAATTAGGTATTAATAATTTAATGATTAGTGCTGCTTGTGAAAGGGTTAAAGATGTATTTAAACAAAATAATACTCTCAAACCTGAAGAATCATTATTAGTTGTTGTTGGCAGAGGTTCTTCTGACCCGGATGCGAATTCCAACGTTGCAAAAATTACGAGAATGATCGTAGAAGGTATTGGTTTAGGGTGGGGGGAAACAGTTTTTTCTGGGGTAACTTTCCCTCTAGTTGAACCTGGCTTGAAAAATGTTGTGAGACTTGGTTATAAAAATATAATTATTTTTCCTTATTTCCTTTTCTCAGGTGTCCTTGTCACAAGAATAAAAAGGCAAAGTGATTTAGTTGCCATTAATAATCCAAATATTTCATTTATACATGCAAAATATCTTTCGTCACAGCCTTACGTGGTCGACACTTTTGTAGAAAGGATTGAAGAGATTCTTAATAACCAAGGTAATAATTTTATGAATTGTTCAACTTGTAAATATAGATCAAATTTATTTGGTTTTGAAAAAGAAGTTGGAATGGTACAAGAAAGTCATCATGACCATGTAGAGGGCTTGGGTATCAGTTGTGATTTATGCGATCCTGAATGTAATGGTGCTTGTGAAATACAAAATCAAATACCAACTCATAACCAAGAAAAATCAAACTCAGGACGAGGAGAGAGCTTAGAACATGAACATGAACATGAACATGTAGAGGCTCATCAACATGAACATAATCACCATCACCATCACCATAGTATTTATCCTAACTCAAAACACCCTTTAGGACCTGTCACGCTTCGCCTGCCTAATAAAGACTAA
- a CDS encoding homoserine O-succinyltransferase, whose translation MALIIPSNYHKISDVEKNHISWIEPELAKRQDIRPLRIGILNIMPLGKQYEFNLLHPLGLSPLQIEPVWIKLETHSYKTWDLNHLNNLYITWEEANNPESLDGIIITGAPIEHLAFEEVKYWDEFVKIVNEARNSCASTLGLCWAGFALAYLAGVDKQVFDRKLFGVFPLKSLVPGHPLMGTQDDEFICPQSRFAGLPDLEMEKAQKEGKLNLLAYGENVGYTIFESNDQKQLMHLGHPEYTVHRIISEIERDKEKGDVPPPENFDLNSSKTAWRSHRNLLFQQWLWFCYQQVSLN comes from the coding sequence TTGGCTTTAATAATTCCTAGTAACTATCACAAGATTAGTGATGTTGAGAAAAATCACATATCTTGGATCGAACCAGAATTGGCAAAAAGACAGGATATACGTCCTCTTAGGATTGGTATTTTAAATATCATGCCTCTTGGCAAGCAGTATGAATTTAACTTACTACATCCACTTGGTTTATCCCCTCTTCAAATTGAGCCAGTTTGGATAAAGCTTGAAACTCACTCTTATAAAACATGGGATCTTAATCATCTAAATAATCTATACATAACTTGGGAAGAAGCAAATAATCCAGAATCGTTAGATGGAATCATTATTACTGGAGCACCTATTGAACACCTAGCCTTTGAGGAGGTTAAGTATTGGGATGAATTTGTGAAAATTGTAAATGAAGCCAGAAATTCTTGCGCTAGTACTCTTGGATTATGTTGGGCGGGCTTTGCGCTGGCGTATTTGGCAGGGGTTGATAAGCAAGTTTTTGATAGGAAATTATTTGGGGTATTCCCTTTAAAAAGTCTTGTTCCAGGCCACCCTTTGATGGGTACACAAGATGATGAGTTTATTTGTCCTCAAAGTAGATTTGCGGGATTACCAGATTTGGAAATGGAGAAGGCCCAAAAAGAAGGGAAATTGAATTTGTTGGCTTATGGAGAAAACGTTGGATATACAATATTTGAATCTAATGATCAAAAACAACTTATGCATTTAGGCCATCCTGAATATACGGTGCATAGAATTATTAGTGAAATTGAAAGAGACAAAGAAAAGGGAGATGTACCTCCTCCTGAAAATTTTGATCTAAATAGTTCAAAAACCGCTTGGAGATCTCATCGGAATTTGCTTTTTCAGCAATGGCTTTGGTTTTGTTATCAACAAGTTAGTCTTAATTAA
- a CDS encoding FAD-binding protein, with protein sequence MKNNSLLEVPNINSKDAKLKKLIYDVDESLFFEDNYSNEEFQYLCVCSGGTTSSCAKNGFTTLDLRKNYNKIHLDRKTNLVTIGGGVIMGDLLNHLQKHNRSFPIGLSKLPGAGYILTGGVSPLSRAYGLAIDNIESIKGFLGNGTFISLKNNQISPKEQLIWEAIKGAAPFFSIITEIELKTIQSHPIKVIEGFVNLNELSEIIKLSEEFPENISLQWIYAQKIYIYIFAELNNLEDKRTEENLMLLDKFPALEKQFYENFNKINFFPKELNLFELNANNHSEVISLLGEDLKNDIPIFIKCLSEIMDNKPNNSCYIASQQLGGKTKKLNHGASFFVHRKSTWKPWIYASWKKNDLQEKDVALEWIHESWSKLKRFYPNIHLAQLHNHLNSHEEEITLAFGNRMNELKTLKNIFDPQGILPPL encoded by the coding sequence GTGAAAAATAATAGTTTGCTTGAAGTTCCAAATATCAACTCAAAAGATGCAAAATTAAAGAAATTAATTTATGACGTTGATGAGTCCTTATTTTTTGAGGATAACTATTCTAATGAAGAATTCCAGTACCTTTGCGTATGTAGTGGAGGTACAACCTCTAGTTGTGCAAAAAATGGTTTTACAACTCTTGATCTAAGAAAAAATTACAACAAAATTCACCTAGATAGAAAAACCAATTTAGTAACAATTGGAGGTGGAGTAATAATGGGGGATCTATTAAATCATTTACAAAAACATAATCGAAGTTTTCCAATCGGACTTTCTAAACTTCCTGGAGCAGGCTATATACTCACTGGTGGAGTAAGCCCGCTCAGTAGAGCCTACGGATTAGCCATTGATAATATTGAATCAATAAAAGGTTTCCTGGGAAATGGCACATTTATCTCTTTAAAAAATAATCAAATAAGTCCAAAAGAACAATTGATTTGGGAAGCAATTAAAGGCGCAGCACCCTTCTTTTCAATTATTACCGAAATAGAACTTAAGACTATCCAATCACATCCAATAAAGGTTATTGAAGGATTTGTAAATCTAAATGAACTCTCAGAAATAATAAAACTATCAGAGGAATTTCCAGAAAATATTAGTCTTCAATGGATTTATGCCCAAAAAATTTATATATATATTTTTGCTGAACTCAATAATTTAGAGGATAAAAGAACAGAAGAAAACTTAATGCTTCTAGATAAATTTCCTGCTCTAGAAAAACAATTTTATGAAAACTTTAACAAAATTAATTTTTTTCCAAAGGAATTGAATTTATTTGAGCTGAATGCAAATAATCATTCTGAGGTAATTAGTCTTCTTGGAGAAGATTTAAAAAATGATATCCCAATTTTTATAAAATGTTTGAGTGAAATAATGGATAATAAACCTAATAATTCCTGTTATATTGCTTCTCAACAATTAGGTGGCAAAACTAAAAAGTTAAATCATGGAGCAAGCTTTTTTGTTCATAGAAAAAGTACTTGGAAACCATGGATATATGCATCATGGAAAAAAAATGATCTTCAAGAAAAAGATGTCGCTCTGGAATGGATTCATGAATCATGGAGCAAGCTAAAAAGATTTTATCCAAATATTCACTTAGCCCAATTGCATAATCATTTGAATTCTCATGAAGAAGAAATTACATTAGCCTTTGGAAATAGAATGAACGAATTAAAAACTTTAAAGAATATTTTTGACCCACAAGGTATTTTGCCTCCTCTATGA
- a CDS encoding DUF2811 domain-containing protein: MDQISQSNLTDKKLVECSSNKVSLETELSETLYNTMKDFVLSNPTWDQYKLINSALATFLVQNGCTDNSVSEIYLNQLFTPSKSF, translated from the coding sequence ATGGACCAAATCAGCCAATCAAATTTAACTGATAAGAAACTTGTCGAGTGCTCTTCAAATAAAGTCTCTTTAGAAACAGAGCTTTCAGAAACTCTTTATAACACTATGAAAGATTTCGTATTAAGTAACCCAACTTGGGATCAATATAAGCTTATAAATTCAGCTTTAGCTACTTTTCTCGTTCAAAACGGATGTACAGATAATTCTGTCTCTGAAATTTATTTAAATCAATTATTTACACCTTCTAAGTCTTTTTAA
- the gloA gene encoding lactoylglutathione lyase has translation MRILHTMLRVGDLDKSIDFYVNRLGMNLLRKKDYPHGKFTLAFVGYGSEKENAVIELTYNWDKKSEDYELGDKYGHIAIGVKDIHLICQGLENNGCKITTKPKTMKNSTTVLAFVEDPDGYKIELIERD, from the coding sequence ATGCGTATCCTACATACAATGTTGAGGGTTGGAGATTTAGATAAATCCATTGATTTTTACGTTAATAGATTAGGAATGAATTTATTGCGAAAAAAGGATTACCCCCATGGAAAATTCACTTTGGCATTTGTTGGTTATGGCTCAGAAAAAGAAAACGCAGTAATTGAATTGACTTATAACTGGGACAAAAAGTCTGAAGACTATGAGCTTGGAGATAAATATGGTCATATAGCTATTGGAGTAAAAGATATTCACTTAATTTGCCAAGGATTAGAAAATAATGGTTGTAAAATAACAACTAAACCTAAAACAATGAAAAACAGTACTACTGTCTTGGCTTTTGTTGAAGACCCTGATGGTTATAAAATTGAACTTATTGAAAGAGATTAA
- a CDS encoding VHS domain-containing protein — protein sequence MPSNWSKIRDEWLDKTAVAKDDAKWALEALINSEEELFEIEQKIKNKEDAVSQVKILKKKVKETISSKEISLDDIALNTSNSNKVQISVPSNLTYLLKVWAAAEGRDLSSVAFQCLETGIREMKSKGSIPSVAVNRYDSACQKRIALAEVNNLLEKYELAQTEIK from the coding sequence ATGCCTAGTAATTGGTCAAAAATAAGAGATGAATGGCTTGATAAAACCGCTGTTGCGAAAGATGATGCTAAATGGGCATTAGAAGCATTAATTAATTCAGAAGAAGAGTTATTTGAAATAGAACAAAAAATAAAGAATAAAGAGGACGCTGTAAGCCAAGTAAAAATATTGAAGAAAAAGGTTAAAGAAACTATTTCTTCCAAAGAAATTAGTCTCGATGATATTGCATTAAATACTTCAAATTCAAACAAAGTTCAGATCTCAGTACCATCAAATCTTACTTATCTTTTGAAAGTTTGGGCTGCAGCAGAAGGAAGAGATCTATCAAGTGTCGCTTTTCAATGTTTAGAGACTGGTATAAGGGAAATGAAAAGCAAAGGTTCGATACCTTCAGTAGCAGTAAATAGATATGACTCGGCCTGTCAAAAAAGGATTGCACTAGCAGAAGTAAACAATCTATTGGAGAAATACGAATTAGCTCAGACTGAAATCAAATAA
- a CDS encoding Tic20 family protein, whose amino-acid sequence MNQIFQRLSSVFLYTLPLKASIPFGYYLFYKYSFLKILLLLTFPIAIIEKSLPFGSFLLFIILFAGLARNPNVPYFVRYNACQALLIDIALIIISYLLRIFPIVELGSIIFIFTLCIFIYSISQCIYGVEPEIPLISKSVRMQI is encoded by the coding sequence TTGAATCAGATATTCCAGAGACTCTCATCAGTATTTTTGTATACTTTGCCATTAAAGGCATCAATACCTTTTGGATATTATTTGTTCTATAAATATTCATTTTTAAAAATACTATTATTATTAACTTTCCCGATAGCAATAATTGAAAAATCTTTGCCTTTTGGTAGTTTTTTATTATTTATAATTTTGTTTGCTGGATTAGCAAGAAATCCAAATGTTCCCTATTTCGTTAGATATAACGCATGCCAAGCATTACTTATTGATATTGCTTTGATAATAATTTCATATCTCTTGAGAATATTTCCCATAGTTGAATTAGGCTCAATAATTTTTATATTTACACTATGTATTTTTATTTATTCGATTTCTCAGTGTATCTATGGAGTTGAACCTGAAATTCCCTTAATTAGTAAATCTGTAAGAATGCAAATTTAA
- a CDS encoding LEM domain-containing protein, whose amino-acid sequence MNNRKIIKGYKTLITTKFNVDTSLDKFKDGIIYTLYSDEFNSLKVGFAENDKVLEKILSSKALILLEMKKGNKKDLGLLITTLKELDIKYSGNFYFKYSSSLMRHLSTLGWPIGRSLFKQRKIKKELLCA is encoded by the coding sequence ATGAATAACAGAAAAATCATTAAAGGATACAAAACATTAATAACAACGAAGTTTAATGTTGATACTTCTTTAGATAAATTCAAAGATGGAATAATTTATACTCTTTATTCTGATGAATTTAATTCACTTAAAGTTGGTTTTGCTGAAAATGATAAGGTTCTAGAAAAAATATTATCAAGTAAAGCATTGATATTATTGGAAATGAAAAAAGGCAACAAGAAAGATTTAGGTTTATTGATAACCACTCTAAAAGAACTTGACATCAAATATTCAGGCAATTTTTATTTCAAATACTCAAGTTCTTTAATGAGACATTTATCTACTTTAGGTTGGCCTATTGGGAGATCACTTTTTAAACAAAGAAAAATCAAAAAAGAACTTTTATGTGCATAA
- a CDS encoding O-acetylhomoserine aminocarboxypropyltransferase/cysteine synthase family protein — protein sequence MSNQKFETLQLHAGQVPDPTTNSRAVPIYQTSSYVFDNAEHGANLFGLKEFGNIYTRLMNPTTDVFEKRMAALEGGMAALATSSGQAAQFLAIVNCMTAGDNFVSTSFLYGGTYNQFKVQFPRLGIEVKFADGDSIDSFRNKIDDKTKAIYVESMGNPRFNIPDFDGLSALAKENGIPLIVDNTLGAGGALIRPIDFGADVVVESATKWIGGHGTSIGGVIVDAGTFDWGNGKFPLMSEPSAAYHGLVHWDAFGFGSDICKSLGVPDNRNIAFALRARLECLRDWGSAQSPFNSFLLLQGLETLSLRIERQTANALELAKWLDSNSNVSSVNYPGLESDPYYSSAKKYTTGRGMGCMLMFSLNGGYENAVKFIDSLKLASHLANVGDSKTLVIHPASTTHQQLSEEEQLSAGVTPTMVRVSVGIEHIDDIKADFEQALSQIT from the coding sequence TTGAGCAACCAAAAGTTCGAGACACTTCAGTTACATGCAGGCCAAGTTCCTGATCCAACTACAAATTCTAGAGCAGTTCCCATTTATCAAACTAGTTCCTATGTCTTTGATAATGCAGAGCATGGAGCTAACCTTTTTGGATTAAAAGAATTTGGAAATATTTATACTCGACTTATGAACCCCACCACAGATGTCTTCGAAAAAAGAATGGCAGCTTTGGAGGGAGGAATGGCAGCACTTGCAACATCCTCAGGACAAGCTGCTCAATTCTTGGCAATCGTAAACTGCATGACAGCAGGGGATAATTTTGTCTCTACATCTTTTCTATATGGTGGGACCTACAATCAATTTAAAGTACAATTTCCAAGATTAGGAATAGAAGTTAAATTTGCAGATGGTGATAGTATCGATAGTTTTAGAAATAAAATTGATGATAAAACCAAAGCAATATATGTCGAATCAATGGGAAATCCTCGGTTCAACATTCCAGATTTTGATGGACTTTCTGCTTTGGCGAAGGAAAATGGAATTCCTTTAATAGTTGATAATACCCTTGGTGCTGGTGGCGCTTTAATAAGACCAATTGATTTTGGAGCCGATGTTGTTGTAGAAAGTGCAACGAAATGGATCGGTGGACATGGAACAAGTATCGGAGGGGTTATTGTTGATGCGGGAACCTTTGATTGGGGAAATGGTAAATTCCCACTAATGAGTGAGCCAAGCGCTGCTTATCATGGACTCGTTCATTGGGACGCTTTTGGTTTCGGTAGTGATATCTGCAAATCTTTGGGAGTACCTGATAATAGAAATATAGCTTTTGCGTTAAGAGCAAGACTTGAATGCCTGAGAGACTGGGGATCAGCTCAAAGTCCTTTTAATTCATTTTTGTTATTGCAGGGTTTGGAAACTCTAAGTTTAAGAATAGAAAGACAAACTGCTAATGCTCTTGAATTAGCAAAATGGTTGGATTCTAATTCTAATGTAAGTAGTGTAAATTACCCGGGCCTAGAATCTGATCCATATTACTCAAGTGCCAAAAAATATACTACTGGAAGGGGTATGGGTTGCATGCTTATGTTCTCTCTTAATGGGGGTTATGAAAATGCAGTTAAATTTATTGATTCCTTAAAATTAGCGAGCCACCTTGCTAACGTGGGGGATTCCAAAACATTAGTAATTCATCCGGCTTCAACAACTCATCAGCAATTATCTGAAGAAGAGCAATTATCTGCAGGTGTTACTCCAACGATGGTAAGAGTTTCTGTAGGAATTGAGCATATTGATGATATAAAAGCAGATTTCGAACAAGCACTTTCACAAATCACATAG
- a CDS encoding SulP family inorganic anion transporter has translation MSNFSRYLSKNWLDDPKSNILSGLVVAFAMIPEAIAFSGIAGVDPKVGLFGAFCLSITIAIVGGRRGMITSATGSTALLMTGLVAYGESQAPGLGVPYLIAAGILTGIFQILWGYLRLAYQMRFVPTGVLSGFVNALALLIFQAQLPQLGIGIKESKGLVEQTISQYPIKSQIPVVWILVILGLVIIYGLPKITKVVPSQLIAIVVITLISIFFNLDVPTVSDLGKLPDGLPSISLPFGSIENGKVPFSLETLGIILPTSLAISLVGLMETFLTQDILDDVTDTSSNKNKEARGQGIANIVASLFGGMAGCALVGQSVMNTENGGKSRLSTLSSGISLLIMIILLKSWIGAIPMAALVAIMITIAISTADINGLKNIRKIPKSDSAVMLMTFAVTMLTKPHNLALGVIAGVALAAILFSRKVAKVITVSKAKENDLITYKVKGQLFFVSKIYFLQGFDIHEHPENIVIDMSSAHIWDQSGVVALEQIIRKFQNGGSKVEIVGLNKESLNLFERLGGIESAH, from the coding sequence ATGTCAAATTTCTCGAGATATTTATCTAAAAATTGGTTAGATGATCCAAAGTCAAATATCCTCTCTGGCTTAGTTGTTGCTTTTGCAATGATCCCAGAAGCAATTGCTTTTTCAGGAATAGCTGGTGTTGATCCTAAAGTTGGCCTCTTTGGTGCTTTTTGCTTATCTATAACAATTGCCATTGTTGGAGGAAGAAGGGGGATGATCACTTCAGCCACAGGTTCAACAGCTCTTTTAATGACTGGACTTGTTGCTTATGGAGAATCACAAGCTCCTGGATTAGGAGTCCCATATCTTATTGCAGCTGGAATATTAACTGGAATATTCCAAATTCTTTGGGGATATTTAAGACTTGCCTACCAAATGCGATTCGTTCCAACAGGAGTATTAAGTGGATTTGTAAATGCATTGGCACTTTTAATATTTCAAGCACAACTACCTCAGTTAGGAATAGGTATTAAGGAATCAAAAGGATTAGTTGAACAAACTATCAGTCAATATCCAATTAAGTCTCAGATTCCAGTAGTTTGGATTCTTGTAATCCTAGGATTAGTAATTATCTATGGGCTTCCAAAAATCACAAAAGTAGTCCCATCTCAACTTATCGCAATAGTAGTAATTACTCTTATAAGCATATTTTTTAATCTAGATGTCCCAACAGTTAGTGATTTGGGTAAACTACCTGATGGATTACCAAGTATTTCTCTCCCTTTTGGATCAATAGAAAATGGGAAAGTACCTTTTAGTCTTGAAACATTAGGGATAATTTTACCGACTTCCCTTGCAATATCTCTCGTGGGTTTAATGGAAACCTTTTTAACGCAAGACATTTTAGACGATGTAACTGATACAAGTTCTAATAAAAATAAAGAAGCAAGAGGACAGGGAATCGCGAATATTGTGGCATCCTTATTTGGTGGAATGGCAGGATGTGCTTTAGTTGGGCAATCTGTTATGAATACTGAAAATGGTGGCAAATCTAGATTATCAACCCTCTCCTCAGGTATATCTTTACTAATTATGATTATCCTCTTGAAGTCTTGGATTGGAGCAATACCAATGGCTGCTTTAGTAGCAATCATGATAACAATCGCAATAAGTACAGCAGATATAAATGGATTAAAAAATATTAGAAAGATACCTAAAAGCGATAGTGCAGTAATGCTTATGACATTTGCAGTTACAATGCTTACAAAACCTCATAACCTTGCGCTTGGAGTTATTGCAGGAGTTGCATTAGCAGCAATTCTTTTCAGCAGAAAAGTCGCAAAAGTTATAACTGTCTCAAAAGCTAAAGAAAATGATTTGATTACCTACAAAGTAAAAGGACAATTATTTTTTGTAAGTAAAATTTATTTTTTACAAGGATTTGATATTCATGAACATCCTGAAAATATTGTAATTGATATGTCTTCAGCTCATATTTGGGATCAAAGTGGCGTTGTTGCTCTTGAGCAAATTATTAGAAAATTCCAGAATGGTGGTTCTAAAGTTGAAATTGTAGGATTAAATAAAGAAAGTCTTAACTTATTTGAAAGACTAGGTGGCATTGAAAGCGCTCATTAA
- a CDS encoding pentapeptide repeat-containing protein has protein sequence MRFIILTVLMIVLTLPSRSFAALDYGKQSLIGVDFSGSDLKGATFYLTDLQDANLSDCELQNATLYGAKLKDTNLSNSNLREVTLDSAILDGTDLSNTNLEDSFAYSTQFENVKIQGADFTNVFLPKGIVRKFCESASGTNPFTNRDTRETLECDYI, from the coding sequence ATGAGATTTATAATTTTAACTGTTTTAATGATTGTTTTAACTCTTCCTTCTAGAAGCTTCGCTGCATTGGATTATGGTAAACAATCATTAATAGGAGTTGATTTTTCTGGATCTGACTTAAAAGGGGCAACTTTCTATTTGACTGATTTACAAGATGCAAATTTATCAGATTGTGAGCTCCAAAATGCTACTCTTTATGGAGCAAAATTGAAAGATACTAATTTAAGTAACTCCAATTTAAGAGAAGTAACTTTAGATTCGGCTATTTTAGATGGAACTGATTTATCAAATACTAACTTAGAGGATTCATTTGCTTATAGTACACAGTTTGAAAATGTAAAAATCCAAGGCGCAGACTTCACGAATGTTTTTTTGCCAAAAGGTATTGTTAGGAAATTTTGTGAAAGTGCCTCTGGTACTAATCCGTTCACAAATAGAGATACCAGAGAAACTTTAGAGTGCGATTACATTTAA
- a CDS encoding GMC oxidoreductase gives MDISPYDAIVVGSGATGGIAALTLAEQGIKVLVIEAGPKVKRHEASNNEPKSTLKRLSGVLTKKHANQCQHPGYWKNNPDLYSNELKHPYDFPPKKPFLWSQGKQFGGRSLTWGGITLRLSSEDFQPAKKDGFGPNWPISYDELSPHYDFIENFCGIYGRKDDIKEVPNGKYSGEIPLTENENIFGSKVKSKLNYPFMQSRGFDRNSSVKDKKWPKSSSTGSTFKKALDTGNVQIISNHLVESFEVNKITELASKLTIVNLENGHKEVLNCDLILLCASTISTLRILLNSEYKSNSSGFKDNSGKLGKYLMDHISICRFFSVPKTNNAGKTLDNTPELSGAGSFFIPFGSNLPKIDDINFHRGYGIWGAIDRLGIPKFLQKDTNTSIGFLIAHGEVLPREKNSVSLSRKTDEWGIPIPYIEFEWSENELNMAKHMENTIRKSITAANGEIKNINELMNIPLGSLFTKKLIAFSDSPPPPGYYIHEVGGAPMGVNEENSVVDKFNRLWRCKNVLVLDGACWPTSSWQSPTLTMMALSRRACLNIKKT, from the coding sequence TTGGATATAAGTCCTTATGATGCAATTGTTGTTGGTTCTGGAGCTACTGGAGGAATAGCCGCACTTACATTGGCAGAACAGGGGATAAAAGTTTTAGTTATAGAAGCAGGGCCTAAAGTTAAAAGGCATGAAGCTAGTAATAATGAGCCTAAAAGTACATTAAAAAGATTATCAGGAGTTTTAACAAAAAAACATGCAAATCAATGCCAACATCCTGGTTATTGGAAAAATAATCCTGACTTATATTCAAATGAATTGAAGCATCCTTATGACTTCCCCCCAAAAAAGCCATTTCTTTGGAGCCAAGGCAAACAATTTGGGGGGAGATCATTAACGTGGGGAGGTATAACATTAAGACTTTCCTCAGAAGATTTTCAACCGGCTAAAAAAGACGGATTCGGACCAAACTGGCCTATTTCATACGATGAACTATCCCCTCACTATGATTTCATTGAAAATTTCTGTGGCATCTATGGACGAAAAGATGACATTAAAGAAGTTCCAAACGGTAAATATAGTGGTGAAATACCTCTTACAGAAAACGAAAATATTTTTGGCAGCAAAGTTAAATCAAAATTAAACTATCCATTTATGCAATCAAGAGGATTTGACCGTAATTCATCAGTAAAAGATAAAAAATGGCCCAAATCCTCTAGTACAGGAAGCACTTTTAAAAAGGCCTTAGATACTGGGAATGTTCAAATAATTTCAAATCACCTAGTGGAATCTTTTGAGGTTAACAAGATCACAGAGCTTGCATCAAAACTAACGATTGTAAACTTAGAAAATGGACACAAAGAAGTATTGAATTGCGATTTAATTCTTCTTTGTGCATCAACAATTTCAACACTCAGAATCCTACTGAACTCAGAATACAAATCAAATTCCTCAGGTTTTAAAGATAATTCTGGGAAATTAGGTAAATACCTTATGGACCATATATCTATCTGTAGATTTTTTTCAGTCCCAAAAACAAATAATGCAGGAAAAACATTAGATAATACTCCCGAACTTTCTGGAGCAGGCAGCTTCTTTATTCCATTCGGTTCAAATTTACCAAAAATTGACGACATAAATTTCCACAGAGGTTATGGAATCTGGGGGGCAATTGATCGATTAGGTATACCTAAATTTTTGCAAAAAGACACAAACACATCTATTGGCTTTCTTATCGCCCATGGCGAAGTCCTTCCTAGAGAAAAAAACTCAGTTTCTCTCTCAAGAAAAACAGATGAATGGGGTATCCCAATTCCCTACATTGAATTCGAATGGAGCGAAAATGAGTTAAACATGGCCAAACATATGGAAAATACAATACGAAAATCAATCACAGCTGCAAATGGAGAAATAAAAAATATTAATGAACTAATGAATATCCCATTAGGGAGTTTATTTACAAAAAAATTGATCGCATTTTCAGATAGTCCTCCTCCTCCTGGATATTACATTCATGAAGTAGGGGGAGCACCAATGGGGGTTAATGAAGAAAATAGCGTAGTCGATAAATTTAATAGATTATGGAGATGCAAGAATGTACTTGTACTAGATGGAGCATGCTGGCCCACATCATCTTGGCAAAGCCCCACACTAACAATGATGGCTTTGAGTAGAAGAGCCTGTTTAAATATTAAAAAGACTTAG